One region of Simkaniaceae bacterium genomic DNA includes:
- the hrcA gene encoding heat-inducible transcriptional repressor HrcA, with translation MPHHKTTSRSKPTKNERERAVLLSLVELYIQTGIPVGSNTLKDYRFSELSSATIRNYFASLEEEGYLIQHHTSGGRLPSERAYQLYAHTYKGAKELSQEDTLFLKSILERNVREISSYLQQGLEALSELTGCACFMLAPRFDQDFINQIKLLSLDNNRLLCVLITEFGFVHTETIYSPQKLSHFSLKRIEDYFRIRLTQSNETPDLSKEEAIFANQIYNEALLRHIITYNNFDREDIYKSGFSKLLNQREFKDINTLSSSLSLFESSAFIRSLLNDCFRSNGLKFWIGSQLEPYVRSGGTALVAMPYYLHHNAVGAVAILGAERMDYPHIFATLKTFSKMISQSLTKTLYKFKISYRNPHPNHFEITSGSNQMLIEQRPSCNLPDSEES, from the coding sequence AAACCACTTCACGCTCTAAACCAACTAAAAATGAACGAGAAAGAGCTGTCCTTCTCAGCCTAGTGGAGCTCTATATTCAGACAGGAATCCCCGTTGGATCGAACACTTTAAAAGACTATCGCTTCTCAGAACTCAGCTCAGCCACTATACGCAACTACTTTGCCTCATTAGAAGAGGAAGGGTATTTGATCCAACACCACACCTCCGGTGGTCGCCTACCGAGTGAGCGCGCCTACCAACTTTATGCCCACACCTATAAGGGAGCTAAGGAACTCTCCCAAGAAGACACTCTCTTTCTCAAATCGATTCTCGAGCGCAATGTGCGCGAAATCTCCTCTTATTTGCAGCAAGGACTTGAAGCCCTTTCCGAATTAACGGGCTGTGCGTGTTTTATGCTCGCCCCTCGATTTGATCAAGACTTTATCAATCAAATTAAACTCCTCTCACTCGACAACAATCGACTTCTTTGCGTTCTGATCACAGAATTTGGGTTTGTCCATACCGAAACGATCTACTCCCCTCAAAAATTGAGCCACTTTTCGCTCAAGCGCATTGAAGACTATTTCCGCATCCGCCTCACCCAATCAAATGAAACACCCGACCTCTCTAAAGAAGAGGCCATTTTCGCAAACCAAATCTACAACGAAGCACTGCTCCGTCATATTATCACTTATAATAATTTCGACCGGGAAGATATTTATAAGAGCGGATTTTCCAAGTTGCTCAATCAGCGCGAATTTAAAGATATCAATACGTTGTCGAGCAGTTTATCTCTTTTTGAGAGCAGCGCCTTTATCCGCTCCTTATTAAATGATTGCTTCCGCTCCAACGGATTAAAGTTTTGGATTGGATCTCAGCTCGAGCCTTATGTCCGTTCAGGGGGAACTGCCCTTGTTGCTATGCCCTATTATTTACATCACAATGCCGTTGGTGCAGTGGCCATTTTGGGAGCGGAGAGGATGGATTACCCTCATATTTTTGCGACTTTGAAAACTTTTTCGAAAATGATCAGTCAATCCTTAACAAAAACTCTTTATAAATTTAAAATCTCATACCGCAATCCCCACCCGAACCACTTTGAAATCACATCGGGGAGCAACCAAATGTTAATTGAACAGAGGCCAAGCTGCAATCTCCCAGATTCAGAGGAGAGTTAA
- the dnaK gene encoding molecular chaperone DnaK — translation MTKKKSSGKIIGIDLGTTNSCVAVMEGGQAKVIANAEGTRTTPSIVAYKGAERLVGIPAKRQAVTNPERTIASSKRFIGRKAAEIQNETQTVAYKVVANSNGDAAFEIDGKEVSPEEVAAQILIKMKETAENYLGEEVTEAVITVPAYFNDSQRQSTKDAGKIAGLNVKRIIPEPTAAALAYGLDKQGKDQKIAVFDLGGGTFDISILEIGDGVFEVLSTNGDTHLGGDDFDNALIHWLLKEFKNEHGIDLSQDKMALQRLKDAAEKAKIELSGTHQTEINQPFITMDASGPKHLALTLTRSKLEELTADLIDRCIAPCQKALKDSGLSTSQIDDVILVGGMSRMPRVQEKVKEIFNREPHKGVNPDEVVAIGAAIQGGVLGGDVKDVLLLDVIPLTLGIETLGGVMTPIVERNTTIPVQKKQVFSTAADNQPAVTIVVLQGERQMASDNKEIGRFDLTEIPPAARGTPQIEVSFDIDADGIMHVSAKDLGSNKEQKIRIEAKSGLSDDEINRMVKDAEAHKEEDKKKKESVETKNNADALVFRAEKALKDYKDKIPGDVAQEIQGKIDDVKNAISSNDTDRIKKTTDELNNTIQKIGQHMSQGGANPTAGGQEPRSHEQKESKKENIEEAEVEVLDEE, via the coding sequence ATGACTAAAAAAAAATCGTCAGGAAAAATCATTGGAATCGACCTCGGAACCACCAACTCTTGCGTCGCCGTAATGGAAGGTGGTCAAGCTAAGGTTATCGCCAATGCGGAAGGAACACGCACAACCCCATCGATCGTCGCTTATAAAGGTGCCGAGCGATTGGTTGGAATTCCCGCTAAGCGTCAAGCCGTCACAAATCCCGAGAGAACGATTGCTTCTTCAAAGCGTTTTATCGGACGCAAAGCAGCAGAAATCCAAAACGAAACACAAACTGTTGCCTATAAAGTCGTTGCCAATAGCAATGGCGATGCCGCATTTGAAATTGACGGCAAAGAAGTATCCCCCGAAGAAGTTGCAGCTCAAATTCTCATCAAAATGAAAGAAACGGCTGAAAACTATCTTGGGGAAGAAGTGACTGAAGCGGTGATTACCGTTCCCGCTTACTTCAATGACTCTCAGCGTCAATCAACAAAAGATGCCGGTAAAATTGCCGGTCTCAACGTCAAGAGAATCATTCCCGAGCCGACAGCTGCCGCTCTCGCTTATGGACTTGACAAACAAGGCAAAGACCAAAAAATTGCCGTATTCGATCTCGGTGGAGGAACCTTTGATATTTCGATCTTAGAGATTGGGGACGGTGTTTTTGAAGTTCTCTCTACAAACGGTGATACCCACCTTGGTGGAGATGATTTTGACAACGCACTCATCCACTGGCTCCTTAAAGAGTTTAAAAATGAGCATGGCATTGACTTATCTCAAGATAAAATGGCGCTTCAACGCCTTAAAGATGCGGCTGAAAAGGCAAAAATTGAACTTTCGGGAACCCATCAAACTGAGATTAACCAACCATTCATCACGATGGATGCATCGGGCCCCAAACACTTAGCGCTCACTTTGACACGCTCAAAACTCGAAGAGTTGACAGCTGATTTAATCGATCGCTGCATTGCGCCTTGCCAAAAAGCGCTCAAAGATTCAGGGCTCTCTACTTCTCAAATTGATGACGTCATCCTCGTTGGTGGAATGTCTCGTATGCCCCGCGTTCAAGAGAAAGTGAAAGAAATCTTTAACCGCGAGCCTCATAAAGGTGTCAACCCCGACGAGGTTGTTGCGATCGGTGCTGCGATTCAAGGTGGTGTTCTGGGTGGAGATGTTAAAGATGTTCTCCTTCTCGATGTTATCCCTCTAACACTCGGGATTGAAACGCTAGGTGGCGTGATGACTCCAATTGTCGAGCGCAATACGACCATCCCCGTTCAGAAAAAACAAGTCTTTTCAACAGCTGCAGACAATCAACCTGCCGTCACCATCGTTGTCCTTCAAGGGGAGCGCCAAATGGCATCGGACAACAAGGAAATCGGTCGCTTTGACTTAACCGAGATCCCTCCGGCAGCACGTGGTACACCGCAAATCGAAGTCTCTTTTGACATCGATGCCGACGGAATCATGCACGTCTCTGCAAAAGATCTCGGCAGCAATAAAGAGCAAAAGATCCGTATCGAAGCAAAATCAGGTCTTAGCGATGACGAGATCAATCGTATGGTCAAAGATGCTGAAGCGCATAAAGAAGAAGATAAAAAGAAAAAAGAGAGCGTTGAAACAAAAAACAACGCCGATGCTCTTGTCTTCCGCGCTGAAAAAGCTTTGAAAGACTACAAGGATAAAATTCCCGGCGATGTTGCTCAAGAAATCCAAGGTAAAATTGATGATGTGAAAAATGCCATCTCATCGAATGATACCGATCGTATTAAAAAAACGACGGATGAACTGAACAACACGATCCAAAAAATCGGCCAGCACATGTCTCAAGGTGGAGCCAACCCAACTGCGGGAGGCCAAGAGCCGAGATCTCATGAGCAAAAAGAGAGCAAAAAAGAGAACATTGAAGAAGCCGAAGTCGAAGTCCTCGACGAAGAATAA
- a CDS encoding nucleotide exchange factor GrpE encodes MSDKKTNIPEEEKEETPTIQSHEEVSTDEETESFKTENLHVEAMQQLEKEAREFKEKYFMCLAELENMRKRLQKEKQEMTKFAAENILLEFLTPIDNFENALGFTDQMSPETRNWAHGFAMLLNQFKDVLSTHGVTPFHSEGSRFDANLHEAVEVEETNQHEEDMIVREFLCGYKRGDRIIRVARVKVAKKPKATSEAPSSTDNL; translated from the coding sequence ATGAGCGATAAGAAGACCAACATACCTGAAGAAGAAAAGGAAGAGACTCCTACAATACAAAGTCATGAAGAAGTCTCTACAGATGAAGAAACAGAATCTTTCAAAACGGAAAATCTTCATGTTGAAGCGATGCAGCAATTGGAAAAAGAGGCGCGCGAATTTAAAGAGAAGTACTTTATGTGCCTAGCCGAACTTGAAAATATGCGCAAGCGTCTACAGAAGGAAAAGCAGGAAATGACTAAATTTGCTGCTGAAAATATTTTACTCGAGTTTTTAACACCCATTGACAACTTTGAAAATGCCCTCGGATTCACCGATCAGATGTCGCCTGAAACCCGTAATTGGGCCCATGGATTTGCAATGTTACTCAACCAGTTCAAAGACGTGTTGTCAACACATGGCGTCACCCCATTTCACAGTGAAGGATCGCGCTTCGACGCCAACTTGCACGAAGCCGTAGAAGTGGAAGAGACCAACCAACATGAAGAAGATATGATCGTTCGAGAATTTTTGTGCGGATATAAACGAGGAGATCGGATCATTCGAGTGGCTCGCGTTAAAGTCGCTAAAAAACCCAAAGCGACAAGCGAAGCCCCTTCTTCAACAGACAATTTATAA
- a CDS encoding alpha/beta hydrolase, translating to MPIAKIGSLDFYYEVHGKGEKLLIIPGIASDVRLLQFFIDGLKHRFEILILDIKGSGLSSAPDGDYTIDQMANEIAKVLHYLNWSQMHLFGFSLGGAIAQKLLAEHPDLFLKAILATTAIQFQKPFHIALDVINELYAVRAAREVIVKQYICLGVSHFYLCKPDRYETILNSLSNHSHFQSPMGFQGQLKAIQKFNSKKWVETIKTPTLILAAENDILTPPEQSYDLHEAIKGSHIIDIPESGHLLVLEKPHIVQDYMIEFFLSDTPSFKTIAI from the coding sequence ATGCCCATCGCTAAAATCGGTTCTTTAGATTTCTATTATGAAGTCCATGGCAAAGGGGAAAAACTACTCATTATTCCCGGTATTGCCTCTGATGTGCGCCTTCTACAATTTTTTATCGACGGACTCAAACACCGTTTTGAAATTCTCATTTTAGATATCAAAGGGAGTGGCTTGAGTAGCGCGCCCGACGGCGATTATACTATAGATCAAATGGCCAATGAGATCGCTAAAGTGCTCCACTATTTAAACTGGAGTCAAATGCATCTATTTGGATTTTCTCTTGGAGGAGCCATTGCTCAAAAACTCCTCGCTGAGCATCCGGATTTATTTCTAAAAGCGATTTTAGCTACAACCGCCATTCAATTCCAAAAGCCATTCCATATTGCTTTAGATGTAATCAACGAACTCTATGCCGTGCGCGCCGCACGAGAAGTCATTGTCAAACAATATATCTGCCTTGGAGTGAGTCATTTTTATCTCTGTAAACCGGATCGCTATGAGACCATTCTCAACTCCCTATCCAACCACTCTCATTTTCAATCTCCCATGGGATTTCAAGGACAATTAAAAGCGATTCAAAAATTCAACTCCAAAAAATGGGTTGAAACAATCAAGACCCCTACCCTGATTCTCGCGGCAGAAAATGATATTTTAACGCCGCCGGAACAGAGTTATGATTTGCATGAAGCGATTAAGGGGTCTCATATCATCGACATTCCCGAATCGGGACACCTACTCGTCCTCGAAAAGCCCCATATCGTACAAGACTATATGATCGAATTTTTTTTAAGCGACACCCCCTCTTTCAAAACTATCGCCATTTAA
- a CDS encoding MFS transporter: protein MQGKRNSFFGAIIYILAAFFLFYEMALQVSPSVMTFELMGDLHLNAQNLGVMAAFYFYSYTLMQIPAGLLFDRFGPRILITIATFLIAMGSFFFGMTQTFVMASIGRFLMGIGSAFAFIGVLTVAARWFSSKYFAFLVGIAQFLAAMGAMGGELPLAAAVNHIGWRATINLLGVIGIVLSIVIAILMRDRPTDLHEDHIATHFKISSVLKEIFFNGQTYPIALYAFCGWAPVAVFAALWGVPYLMQRYLITNTHAALIVAMMWIGLSIAAPLLGWFSDLLKRRCFLLRAASLLGLIVSVILLYVPYLPLWTNYILLFLFGFAAAGQILSFALVKDNNRPSITSTAIGFNNMANVAGGALFQPLVGYFLYKGWDGAMHNGIPMYSIADYNMALLVVPACFLVGLILSSFFIRETYSKPKFDPYEDHLI from the coding sequence GATGGGGGATCTGCATCTCAATGCACAAAATTTAGGCGTGATGGCTGCCTTTTATTTTTATAGCTATACCTTAATGCAGATTCCCGCCGGACTCTTATTCGATCGTTTTGGGCCTCGGATATTGATTACCATTGCAACGTTTCTGATTGCTATGGGCTCTTTCTTTTTTGGAATGACTCAAACATTCGTGATGGCATCCATTGGGCGCTTTCTCATGGGAATTGGTTCCGCGTTTGCCTTTATTGGAGTGCTGACTGTTGCTGCCCGCTGGTTTTCATCGAAGTATTTTGCTTTTCTTGTTGGAATCGCTCAGTTTTTAGCGGCTATGGGTGCAATGGGAGGAGAGCTTCCTTTAGCTGCAGCCGTTAACCATATTGGATGGAGGGCGACAATTAATTTACTTGGCGTCATTGGCATCGTTTTATCTATTGTAATTGCCATTTTGATGCGCGATCGTCCCACGGACCTTCATGAAGATCACATTGCAACGCATTTTAAAATATCATCCGTTCTCAAGGAGATCTTCTTTAACGGACAGACCTATCCCATTGCTCTTTATGCTTTTTGTGGATGGGCTCCGGTTGCTGTCTTTGCCGCTCTTTGGGGCGTCCCCTATCTGATGCAGCGCTATCTGATTACAAATACGCATGCCGCTTTGATTGTTGCTATGATGTGGATTGGGCTATCCATTGCCGCCCCTCTGCTTGGCTGGTTTTCCGACCTTTTAAAACGACGCTGTTTTCTTCTGCGCGCAGCGTCTTTGCTTGGGCTTATTGTTTCTGTGATCCTCTTGTATGTGCCTTACTTGCCGCTTTGGACGAATTATATCCTCCTTTTCCTCTTCGGGTTTGCTGCTGCAGGTCAAATCCTTAGTTTTGCTCTTGTCAAAGACAATAACAGACCCTCAATCACTTCAACGGCTATTGGATTTAATAATATGGCAAACGTTGCGGGGGGAGCGCTTTTTCAGCCGCTTGTCGGTTATTTTCTTTATAAGGGATGGGATGGAGCCATGCACAATGGCATTCCGATGTATTCGATTGCCGACTATAACATGGCGCTTCTCGTTGTCCCTGCTTGCTTTTTAGTCGGGCTCATTCTCAGCAGCTTTTTTATTCGCGAAACCTATTCAAAACCTAAATTTGATCCTTATGAGGATCATCTCATTTAA
- a CDS encoding MFS transporter, with protein MQKNRRKEILAWCFFDFGQSAFSTIIVTFIFSAYFARMIAVTDIEGIAGFGWALSFSGLLVAIASPFLGSIADQTSKKKPWLFVFTFFSIICTAALFFAQPYPSYLYFAILMFVAANTLVEVNQVFYNSYLPLIAPRKILGEISGYGWGSGYVGGLFALIAALIFFIQGGMIPKDHALNIRLTSLMAAVWMIIFCSPFFFYVKDRYLFEHKPEHVVRDGIKNVFTTLRSARQHKKMFQFLIARLIYTDAINTLLSLGGVFAAVLFDMRFEELLLFGISMNVSAGLGAFLLAKVDDKIGSAKMIFLSLICLIVLGFTIVCMFDKWIFWMIALSLGLFIGPVQSASRSFMAHLAPKEMMSQMFGLYALSGKVTSFIAPFFVATLTRITHSERLGMSVVFVLMLIGLFMMIPTLREEK; from the coding sequence ATGCAAAAAAACCGCAGAAAAGAAATTTTAGCTTGGTGTTTTTTTGATTTTGGCCAATCGGCTTTTTCAACAATCATTGTCACCTTTATCTTCAGCGCTTATTTTGCTCGGATGATTGCAGTGACTGATATTGAAGGCATTGCCGGCTTTGGATGGGCTCTGAGCTTTTCAGGACTCCTTGTTGCTATTGCCTCTCCTTTTCTCGGATCCATTGCCGATCAAACTTCCAAAAAAAAGCCCTGGCTTTTTGTTTTCACATTTTTTTCGATTATTTGTACTGCCGCACTCTTCTTTGCACAGCCCTATCCGAGTTATCTCTATTTTGCGATTCTCATGTTTGTTGCCGCTAACACCCTTGTCGAGGTGAATCAGGTCTTTTATAATTCATATTTACCCCTCATTGCCCCACGCAAAATACTCGGTGAAATTTCGGGATATGGATGGGGATCGGGATATGTTGGCGGACTTTTTGCCCTCATTGCAGCACTTATCTTTTTTATACAAGGGGGAATGATCCCTAAAGATCATGCTCTGAATATTCGCCTCACAAGCCTCATGGCTGCCGTATGGATGATCATCTTTTGTTCTCCTTTTTTCTTCTATGTGAAGGACCGCTATTTATTTGAACACAAGCCTGAACATGTTGTGAGAGACGGCATAAAAAATGTTTTTACCACATTGAGGAGCGCGCGCCAACATAAGAAGATGTTTCAATTTCTTATCGCACGCCTCATCTATACCGATGCCATCAATACACTCCTGAGTTTAGGTGGGGTCTTTGCTGCAGTGCTTTTCGATATGCGCTTTGAAGAACTCCTTTTATTTGGTATTTCGATGAATGTTTCTGCAGGCCTTGGGGCTTTTTTACTTGCGAAGGTCGATGATAAGATTGGGAGTGCAAAGATGATCTTCCTCTCACTTATTTGCCTCATCGTGCTTGGTTTTACGATTGTGTGCATGTTTGACAAGTGGATTTTCTGGATGATTGCCCTCTCTTTAGGCCTGTTTATCGGTCCCGTTCAGTCTGCATCGAGAAGTTTCATGGCTCATCTCGCCCCTAAAGAAATGATGTCGCAAATGTTTGGCCTCTACGCCCTATCAGGGAAGGTCACCTCCTTTATTGCTCCTTTTTTTGTTGCAACTCTAACACGCATCACCCATTCTGAGAGGCTGGGCATGTCTGTTGTTTTTGTCCTCATGCTCATTGGTCTTTTTATGATGATCCCAACTCTCAGAGAGGAAAAATAA